Sequence from the Besnoitia besnoiti strain Bb-Ger1 chromosome Unknown contig00014, whole genome shotgun sequence genome:
GCTGTGTGCCATGGACGCCTTTGCATGCGGCAGCCGGGCACCTCAAGTGCCGTCTGCGTATCCGCAGCAGATgaatgcatacatatatagacatatatgcacatatatatgcatgtatatgtcTACGTTTTTTTCGCATATATGCGGCAGTCTGTATTGGGCTCTATTGCTGCTTCTTCACTTCTGCGGGTGGTGTGTTTGGAGCGTTGTGCTTGTGAGAACTCGAGCAAAGGACGGAATTTTCACTCCTTCTTGCTTTCGCCTAGAACAGCGATGACTACTACAGAGACTGCGGGAGCGAGACGCtttcggcgtcggcggccgtCTCCCTCTACTACCATTCTGCGGCTCTCAGTGCCTTCTGCGCTGGCGTGCTCACGCTCCTAAGAGTCTACGCCGCCGCACAACACACGCGGCAGGACCTCCTTCTGGGTTTCCCTTTTGCCGGAGTCTAGCGAGCGACCGGGTGCGCGCGACTCGAGGTTGCAAAACTCAAAGCAAAATAGCGAAACTTCAACTCGGGTGTGCGGGCGAAGTCTGGCTTGTGGGgacccggcggcggcgagcctgcCAGCCGCATTTCGTGCAACGAAAATACTGAAGTAGCTGTCGAAAACCATCTTAAACCCCAAACCCTAGCCGGCACTGAACAACAGACACAACGCCcacgccgcgtcggcgtctttcGCGGCGCTCATGTTTGGTCTTCGTCGTTGGTTTCGTCTTTTTCGTTGCCGTCGGTCTCCTCGACGCCAAAGATGTGGTAGACGAGGCCGGCGACTTCCTTTCGACTCACGTAGCAGTGCAGGTGACCTCCAGGCGTCATGAGGCAGCTCAGGCAGATCGCGTCCGCGAGAGATTCGATCGAAGGGAGAGACGGACTCCGCGAGGCCGGCAGGAGGGTCGTCGAGCAcaccacgcagacgcagccgccagcTGAAGACAAACAATATAGAGGATAGATGCGAAaaaggcgcatgcatgcgctggaGCCGGGGCTCCGCAAACAGCCCGCCGCCTCATCCGCTAAAACTCGCTAAAACCCCTACGCAGTCATACGCGCCCGGGCTGACTGTACGGAAACCGCACCTGCATACTGCTTGCCTGCGGACTCCCCTGAACATAAATAGATTTAtttaatatatatatctatatatattcgtatatgtgtatacgtTTACGTGTGTATGGAGGGTACTGGGCACTTGTGACTCCTACCAGGCGTAAGGAAAGCGCGAGTTGAGCGTGCGTGGGAAACTGCAGTGAAAAAACGACAGATGCAGCTGCATGTCAGGCGCGACGGGTGCGTTGTTTAGTTGTGGATGTATTTCGCCGGCCGTTTGCTTacgctccagcgcgccggtCTCAGGATCGCGGCAGGAGTCGAGCGCCGTCAGCTTGCCCTCAGCCTCCGCTGCAAGCAGCTCTTCGCGGTTGACAATCCGCGTCTCAGaaagaagcagcgaggccgcgacatCCAAGTTCAAAAATAGGATACGCCGGCGCATGTACCTGGCCATCAAGGCCGCCCCTtcctgaagaagaaaagccaAACACGcagcatgcatgtgcatacGCATGTGCAGAGATTCGCGCGTGAATGTGAGGcgtgcgagacgcgcgagcaaGCGGAGGAACCGCCGATTCCTCTCGGCTGCCCACGCAAAGAGCACCCACAGACGGCCGGTTTTCGGCGTCCTCAGGAAAGGCAGCTTCTGAGGCGGGAGCCTCCCTTCCCCACCGCCGAGCAGCGCGCTGGGAGCTGATACGCATATGCGCagcgcatatatatatatatatatatatatatatatatatatatatacatatatacatttagGTATATGTGGATGTACGCATATGCATGCGAGCTCCACCGGTGCAAGCGCGGAGTCACATGCATATGTGCATGCACAGCGCGAAACACCGTGCGGGAGAGACTGGCctcgcgaagagagagagaggaggggtACCTGTGCGATTCTCCAGCCGTCGGCGCCAAACTGACAAGACAACTGCTGCGTTTCAGAGTGCTGGACGAGCACCTTGACACCCGCGTGGAGCCACTTCATTCGAACTTCGTTTTTccctcttctgcagctgtggccgtccgccttctcgccctcgcgcgccgcttccggTTCGGAGtcgtgcgccggcgccgcacacaAGGCAGCGCTttctggcgcggcggcagcagacgcagaggccgccgcgcgcagcctgcgaCTGGGCGCCAGAAGCAGGAGATGCAGCAGATGCGAAAAGCTCTCAGACACAAAGTAGAGCCGCTTCGGCGTgtgcagacgccgcgtcagctgctgcagcggcaggtCGCGaaccgcctccggcgcgcgaagaTCGCCCTTCACCTGAGAGACAAGAGTCAACACAACGAGGGACGGGACGACGGCTCTGAAAAGGCGAAGCGCCTGTCGGCGGGGCCTTAAGCGGTCAAACAAACCAAGACAAAAAGCGTCTAACGGCCTCAAACACCCcgtcccgctgccgcctccgctcaGTTTGCTTTTCCACACCACAGGGTGCGCTACCCTCGCGCATATGCGGCTTAGGCTGGTCTGACTCTGCTGCTTCACacgtgcgtctctgcgtaaagcggcgccgtcgcgtcgaTTCCAGGGGTCGCGCCAcgtctccgccccgccccgcatgcagcgccgcccccgccggcgtcgcggcggcgctcaccagcgcaggcgcgaatTCCCTCGAGAAGCCGTAGAAGGAGAAGATCTTGTCcacgccctcctcgtcgagtAAATCGATGGGCAGGAGCGTATGGAAGAGACTCCCCGGCTGGCTGGCGGCGATCGCcagcgcgacggaggcgtgGCCTTCGAAGCTCAGCGCAggacgcgtcggcgccgcctcggggGCCTCCGCAacctcctccggcgccgcggccgctgggctGAGATCCTCTTCGTCCAGCAGCgggttcgccgtcgccgaagcagccggcggacgaggcgcgggcgccgccgcgagggcgccgccgcagggctcggggctcgcggcggcggcgggcggcgcctctggaagcgaagcaggaaccgcgggcggcgcagcggaggaggctgACGGGTCGCTTGCGAGCGTCTTGTagcggccgcgctggctgcgcTCCGGAAGTTCTCGCGTCTTGCGAAAGCAGGCAACGAAAAACCCGCCTGTGTTGTTCTGGTGGGGAAGCACGCGCACCGCGCGGTCGAggtgaagcgccgccgcggaggggggggggaacaTCGTCGGCCTGCacaggcgagccgccgcagcgacccgccgccacgcgcagcgagaaaaaacgtgTGAAACGCGACGCGAGCAAAACGGCGATGCCAATGACGCGGCGgtcggcgcagagggccTTCTGCGTTTCCCCATGCTTCCTTGCGCAAACTGTCTCAACATTTAGCGAAGGTCTGGTTCCAGAGCGGCAAGCGCAGGTGAACTTACCAGCGGTAGTAGACGCACaactatacatatatatatatatacatacatacacttGTGTAAAACCTTCAGTGCAGATCCCACACAagcatacacatatatacgcaCGCATATACATGCGCAGATATGAGATGGATTTGCAAGCGTGTCTGCCAGCGACATATTCGAAGACGGCACATCTTTGCGTGTGCTCAAGTGTCTCGCTTGCGTAGGCGAGATATCCGTTTACGTGAATGTAACAGGAAGTTTAGCTCCATCTATACGCTGCTTACTTGATCTTTCCTCGAAGAGGCTCCGGCACGTCCGCGAAGGCCTTGAAGAATTTCTGCTCAAGCTTGTCGCCGTTTGCTTCACTCTGCTCAGcttccgcgtccttctccgcctcgctcgtcgcgtCTTCCCCGACTTTCTCACCCTTTTTCTTCGAGTCAGGAACGGGAACGAGCCACGATGTCTTCCCCTTCGAAAACCGCAGTCCTGCAGCAGAGCAGGCACCGAAACCAGCGCATTTTGCCACACGGACGCAGCGGACGCTCAGGAGATCCGTGAATGTGCACATATGCCAAGTCAAACGCTACATAAGTATATGGATGCGTTCGAGGGTGATAGAGTGGACGCGCGGAAAAACAGTCCCACCCTGCCAGCGACGGCGTGCGAGAATCATACAGACCTTCACTCTCCGTCAAGAAAAAGAGCGGACCTCcttgtacatatatatgtatacgtatttgtagatatatgcatatcTACCAAGCGCCTCGACCGTCCGTGGGAGAACGCCTAAACCTGGAGAAGACCCTCAACCCTCAAGATGCAAGCTCGACTCTGTCGAGTTTTCGAGAAGGAAGATACccggcagagacggcggTTCAACAAGTTCAATGGCATCTCCATATTGCACCAGCGCCGCAGCAATCACCGCCTGAAGAAAAACGCCAGCGAACAAAACGCGCGCTTTAGAAGGCTTTGACCGGTATCGGGGAACGCTTATACGCATGCGAACACAGTCATGGCTCATCCGAGTGCAGGCGCTCGCAGAAAGGTATTCAAATTTTCATATTTTTCATCCGCGACTTGGAAAGCGAAACATAGCCGACCAAATTGGTTTCAACATCCTGATCTAGCTACGCATCATCGTTTTCTAGGGCTTCCAACAGGAAAAGCTCCAGATTAGTAAATATATCTCTATGGATTCACTATATATATGGTGTATgagtgtatatatatatatatatatgtatgtcacgcatgtatatatatgtcatgagtatacatatatatatatataaatatatgtagcTGGTGGACGGATGAGCGACTAGCTGCCGCCTGTGTGTGGTGATTCGAGAAAGACAAACTGTATAACtcgggcgtcggcgcgccgaAACAAAGGTTCACTCTTttgcctttttttttcatttttcGGGCCATTACCTCGTCCTCCAGAGGGCTCAGCGAGCACGTCGAGTAGACGAgccggccgccgacgcgcagcagctgcaaaCCCCGGTGCAGAATCCCGAGCTGAGAGGaaaacagagacagaaggGAGACTCTTACACGCGAAGGAAACACGAACCAAAACGAACTCCTgcgccagacgccgcaggcgtctctccgcgctaCGGCGGGGCTCTGCCTCAACGTCTGCGCAGATGcatttacatatatacgtttatatatgtacatgaGTGCGTCGCATGCACCACCACGTCTTCAAATGTAAGGATATTAATACaccgatatatatatgtatatatgtatatatttatatctCTGTGCATGAAAGCATCGTTAGATAGATGAATGTCCGGTAATTCCTGCTCTTGAGGCTTTGTGTTTCTTTTGGTCTGATTCTTTCAAGCGAAGCTCTTAGCTttcggcagctgcagccgcgccgttGGTCTCCAAAACGAACAAAGAGACGAATCAAAGAAGCGAGTCAGGGCTCATCATTTCAGTCTCACCTGAACACTGTGGAGGCTCAGACCTCCAGAGACGCTCCACTTCCGCCAGAGGTCTCCATTCTTCCTCATTGtcccgtctccgctgcagggCACATCGGCTGAAGAACGAGAAAAGACGAAATCCACAGAACAGACACAATTCCAAAAGACAGACACACTTCAGAGCGCGGGGGTCGCAGAGTAACACGCGTACGGAGCCTGAACTCGGCAGAGGAAATGGGGGAAAATGCCtcagaagaggaaaaaccAACGCACCGGCTGATGAAGACAGTACACGGCACACGGACGAGAGGATAAAAAGCAACGACGAACGGCTGTGGAGCCAATCCGGCCGACGGCAGTATCCATTGAAACTGGTGGCTTAGTATAAGCGTAGAATCAATTCGGTCGCAAGATATACGATAGGAGCAAATCTACAAGGAAGACAAGAAGTCAacgagaggcagaaaagagGACCTGCAGCAAGGCTGACACCAAATGGGCGCTGAGCGCTGGAAATGAGAGAGGGCCTCTCGCATTCCCGCTGACTCACCGAGAATGCGATCGAACTGAAGCTGCACACAGACGGGCATTCACAAACTCAGGGAACAGCGTGAGACAAAAAGAGTCACCTCAGTAGAAAGGACTTGGAGCAAGAATCCAGTCCCCACAAAAATGCAGGCACACACCCCTTTGACATCTCCGTGCACAAAAACATACAcgaatatacatatatatacatatatatacgcgtTGCGCGATATGCCGCCGTGCATATGAAAGTCACTGGTCACCATCGCCACGTACTTTTGAATCTGGAGACAGCCGAGCAAGAGACACTTCTACCTGCAGAAGCACTgcgcttttctctttctctctctgcgcgtctgtttTGACCTACTCGCGATTCCCCTTTTGGGCCGTCAGGGAGCGTGAGAGGAAAAACGCCcgctgaaaaaaacaaaaaacacTGCGTGAGACATGTCGCTTACTCTTGAAAGATAACGAAGCATGCGACCGCgagtctcgcctgcgctctcCGTCCTCCACCAATCCACAGCCGATCCACACGCATCACTttatgaatatatatgtatatatacgtatataaaTATTTGTAAATATACATATTCCCACCTGTGCCGATTAGCCAACTACATGAAgaactatatatatatatatatattggttTATGTGCATATAAAAAAATGTCTTGACGCGCATAATCATGAATAAACTGAATGTTGTTGCTGATACGGTCGATGAAGCGAAACAGACGCCATGCGCGGAACGCTGGCGGGAGTTGCACAGAGGCCGGCTcaacagagagaggacgggGTCGATTTTTTTACCGTCAAAGCAGCTAATGGCAATAACCGGCGAGGGAACTTTCATGCACTGGTGCGccagcgtctgcgtcctctgcacATCTACGTCGTTGGCAATGACGAAGCCTGAAGCAgcgaaaaacgaaaacaAGTCTGCGTGTGAAAATGGAAGACCAAATATCGCacgtctctctgtcgcctgtGGTTCGCGGGCGTCATGAAACGTCAGTGAATTATAAACGTGAAAAAGTCGAGGCACACCAGTGCAGTTGCATTCGCAGACGCAGTTGGAACACGAGACCCACACACAGCTctgcacatatatacatgtatacgtATACGTGTATTCATACATGCAC
This genomic interval carries:
- a CDS encoding NOL1/NOP2/sun family protein (encoded by transcript BESB_025890), giving the protein MKRKLEAHTEDSASSSAGLPSAGEVDEAGEHARSKLGRRGEVSVDTTAPINGDSHMDDASPADQNNTRAGKDGGKDDRGRDPRRRDGGRRRRGKGRKENNGLADNTTKEEGAKAPYEPLIYENADFEAYYKAQEICPPEEWDEFMACVKTPLPAAVRVNRSAPLWRSTVRLLKQLSQPTDKEGTEETLQNLPWMPHEIGWQWSTVCKIRLRRDKAFKRIRQHIMNEDFRGGLTRQEAVSMLPCLFLDVQPDHRVLDMCASPGSKTTEILDMLQWSTVDALNKKESASASLPGLEPPTGFVIANDVDVQRTQTLAHQCMKVPSPVIAISCFDAGVFPLTLPDGPKGESRLQFDRILADVPCSGDGTMRKNGDLWRKWSVSGGLSLHSVQLGILHRGLQLLRVGGRLVYSTCSLSPLEDEAVIAAALVQYGDAIELVEPPSLPGLRFSKGKTSWLVPVPDSKKKGEKVGEDATSEAEKDAEAEQSEANGDKLEQKFFKAFADVPEPLRGKIKPTMFPPPSAAALHLDRAVRVLPHQNNTGGFFVACFRKTRELPERSQRGRYKTLASDPSASSAAPPAVPASLPEAPPAAAASPEPCGGALAAAPAPRPPAASATANPLLDEEDLSPAAAAPEEVAEAPEAAPTRPALSFEGHASVALAIAASQPGSLFHTLLPIDLLDEEGVDKIFSFYGFSREFAPALVKGDLRAPEAVRDLPLQQLTRRLHTPKRLYFVSESFSHLLHLLLLAPSRRLRAAASASAAAAPESAALCAAPAHDSEPEAAREGEKADGHSCRRGKNEVRMKWLHAGVKVLVQHSETQQLSCQFGADGWRIAQEGAALMARYMRRRILFLNLDVAASLLLSETRIVNREELLAAEAEGKLTALDSCRDPETGALEPGGCVCVVCSTTLLPASRSPSLPSIESLADAICLSCLMTPGGHLHCYVSRKEVAGLVYHIFGVEETDGNEKDETNDEDQT